gtgaatccaacaattcaattaccaattaattagtccaacagcttcaagtcaaaaatggcatccaacgacattatttctactaacgtcccttctaaggtccctactaccgatactgaggaatatccagtccaacaAATAGAAGTAGGCGGCCAAACATTTATTCGTacaagttttttttttttctttgctgtGGTACGTAATTGAAAGTCAGTGTTTATATGTTCTGGTTGTGTCAAAACAGAATAAATCCATCTtaattttcattttaatCATCATATTCTATTTCAAGTACTACTTTATTCGTATAACATGATCGAAATGGTTCGTACTTGGTGATATTTTAGAATCTGAGACATATATGTTTGACATTTTAAGTTTTAGTGTTTTAAGCGCTTTCGAAAAAATAAGACCttcttaaaaaaaaaaaaaaaaaaaaaaaagtgaaagtTTTGtaccaaagagaaaatgtTGAGTAAATTTAAAGCAACAGTACGAAAGGGACCAAATTATGCTGGAACAATATGATAAACGTGTTCAAGAGTTGGAGTCAGAACTAGAAgctcaaaaagaattcaaagaaaaataccaatCTTTGGCCAAATTGTATTCCCAGTTACGTCAGGAGCATTTGAATGTTCTaaaaaaagtgaagaaaCTTCAAGATGACTTAAATGATTCAAGAAACGAAGTCAGTGACTTAAAGAAAGAGGCTAAAAGTAAGGGCAAGGGCATAGACAGAAGCGGcatgatattgaaaagtctAGTTGAATCGAGTATCAAATCGCTCCAGGATCCGATCGCCTCTCTTGATGTGTCAGACCTTGCCACCGATCTTTCCAATGCCTTCATCGATGGTGATATCAATACCATAGTCAATATTCTGCCCGAGTTTGTCTCACTACTGCTCCGCTGCCCACAGGAGATGCAGACCATAGCAGAAGACTTCTTGCGATGCTTATCCTCGGCAAAGCAGACCGATTCCGTGATAAACGCCAACATTGCGTTCCAGGAAAAGCTTAAAATTAGACAATATAGTTACAGATATGGTGATAGTGATGAAGTTTGATGCAttctaataataaaaaaggaatgctttatatatataacgTATCGcaatattattttgttaAATGGTATTTACTAGTGTTTGAGTGTCAGGAAATGCAAGGTTGAATTTGTCGTAGTTTTCAGTTGATAATTCATAATCCAAAAATATTGGGTCGACAAAGAAGTCTATTTGAttgtttccatttcctTCTGACTCTTTTACTTCACTGGAgaaatccaaaacttgttTGTGACCagttttatatatattttcaatatatgGTTTTTGTGATTTTAAAACCATGTAATCATCAAATTTGATTATTTCAAAAAGCCAGTCCTTATTAATAACATAATTATTTCTCAACcattcaaaaaaattattatttgtcCTATCACAATTATATTCTTGTGCAATAATTTCCCACATCTTTCTGGTCTGTTTATCAACAGTCCAATGTTTGGATATTATTGAAGATAACTCTGTTTGAGAAACAAGGCCATTCAATATTCTGGAATAATAACTTCTGAAAGCTATAAAATCATTTATTTGTCTTTTgggtttgttttttttgggtCTTGAATCCAGCTCGTTGGAAGATATTAGTGTTCCCACTATTTCATTTGCATCAACGTTGgttaactttttttttagataaGATATTAACGACTGCGGTGGGTCGGGGATTGAAGTTGGGTAAGACTTTGACATGTAGAGGTTTACTCCTTCATGTTTCCTATATCCTGAGCTTTGGATTATCTTTTTTGGACTTAAAGtagtcttcttttttgaacttttctttattgTAGAGTTATGTTTTGTAATAGTAACTTTAAAAGTTGGTGCTTTGGATTTCATACTGTTATTTGATGTATTTATTCACAATTTGGTTGGCTTTACTTCTTACacatagatatatattcagAGGGACCCTAAAAGTTTCAGTCTTTTAATCTCTTGCCTATTTATATAAAACTGTCATTGCAGCCTCAAGAAGGTTTCATgtctaaaaaaaaaaaaaaaacgaatATAAAGACATTTAAACTGAAAGAAGTAAAATAAGTATATTACTTTGATAATAGCAAGACATAataaaacatcaaaaaagGTCAAAAACAACTGCAATGTCAAAGATACCTGTTCAGTCGTTACTGAACCCTGAAAGTCCCAGAGAACACTTCTATAAAACTTACGAAATAGAACACAAACAAAGCCAACTTGACAGGACAATACAAAATCTCTTAACAGAATTTAAGAGAGTGTTTCAACTTATTTTATTGAGCAGAGAAGTCTTTATTCAACCTAACTGTGTTGAGATAGATGACTTTGTAAAAAAGATAAGGCAAACATTAATCTACGagagaagaggaggagaaTTTAATACTATCATTTCGAAAAACGTTTTCAATTCGGTATTATGTCTTCTTATTGTTCTACAGGAGAAACAGaaaatatcattattggaaaataatattttatcCAAAGTTGAAAGTTTTAAGGAACGTAGGTcagaaaacacaaacactGTAGAATTTagaattctttcttcagaACATTTGAATCCAACTTTAAATAAAgtaggaaagaagaatagaTTCCCAAAAAAGAGTATAAAATTACTTGAAAATTGGTATGAATGCAATAGAAATAGTCCATATCTTACGTCAAATCATTTGGATTATTTAGAATGTAACACTGGTCTCAATAAAAcacaaataaaaaattggGTAGcaaatagaagaagaaaagataaaaatTCCAGGGTATCGTTGGATATAAAGAATATTTTTAGACaacaataaatatattAGCTACATAGTATTCCGCTTCAAATTCTTAACCATGATTATTACCTGTACTAAAGTGCAATTATGATCAAATGATACGTTCACTGCACctaatattttctttaagCCATCAAAACACTGACATAACAAAACAGGGACATTTTACTGCCTCATACTTGATTGTCATGTAAGACATCAAAGGTGTACGGATGTTAGTTAGATAGATTTTAATATTAGGGGAATCCTATAACTGACAAAGATAGGCCCATTTCAACATAGTTGAAAATACACTCAAAAAAATTCAGTAACCGTTGATGGTTATGAAGTGAATAGTAGAATTGAATTTATACATTATATAGGAAGGGGCATACTACCTTCTGTTTTCACATCAATATATAATTGGTGGTATTTGAGACTTCTTATCCAAGCTTGATGTTTAAAACCTTTTTCTGGTGAATTGGTTTTTGGTCTCCAGTTAGgctcttcttttttacGTTTTATGACATAAGTCATTTCATAAATTATGCTCTTAAACTGTGGAGATTGCAATATTACagattttgtttcttcatcagaaagaaagaatttgaaaatttcTAGATCTCTCTCAGCTTCACTATCCTCTGTAGTATCGGCAATATCAGAAGAGAGTGTAAATTCTGTCTCTAATATCATCTTTTCAGCCTGTTCTTCCTCTATTGAAGATGTCAAATACTCAAATGAACTATTCGTTTGGATTTCATCTGATAAGGAAAGCATGGATCCTTTATCTGGTTGATAGTTTTCTTCTAGAGATTTGTGTTTAATTAATGGAAGGCCATTACCTCTTTTCCCAAATCTCTGAAGTTCAAACCCATGATAATTTGGATATAAGACAGAGTATAAGAAGTTTAGATGTAAACAACTTGATGAAGGGCTTAATATAGAGCTATCGCAACTGCAAAGCCAGTTTTTCAATTGTGTTCCATAATGTTCACATTCTTTTTCTAACATTTGAGAATCTTTTCTCTGTCTTTCCCTGCTTAAACTCTTCCATTCTATAACCCATTGTTTCCTCCATGTTGGGAGGTTTTTGTTATGCTGATGTACTAAATTTGTGGAatcatatttttgttcaaatttTGTAGTTGTTTTGACATTTCCCTTTATCTTTTGTAAATCTTTGTGTAAcaaaatgtaaacaaatGTATCAATTCTATAGTTTTTTGAACCAGATAGATTCCATGATTTAAGTTGATTGAAATAACTCTCACACATCATTGACGTTCTGAggttggaaaaaaaatctggTTTTCCAACTCGGCTCATTAAACAGAAAGAGGTAAAGTTGTAATATTGATTGAACAAATAGCAAAAAAAGCAAGGAAGGGAAAAACGTTCGACTACTAATTCATAAATTCTCCTGAGGTGATACTCATAGACTTTGTAAATTTTTAAATTATCACTGTCACTCTTGTTAAATATTTGCTTTTTTCCAATGGAATGGAATAAAATGTGATCACAAATTGCAAGCCTTACAACTTTAATTATTGAACGTGCCTGACTTTCAGTaattttttcaagatacttcatatcatatattgATAAatcaaacttcttttgatctacccaaggaaaagaaaaaagatctttgaaaagttgtttaGAATAAGTTTGAATAAGTGAATTTTTAGAGGCTGTTCTTCTACATCTAATTGCCGTCAGAGTGTGGAACAGGCAAATTTGATTATAATAGCCAAGTGATTTTATTCCCTTAATTTCAGCTAATGACCAATCACTATTAATACACCTTACATTTGGTAAACGttttaaaatattttttagAAACCATGAAACTGTTAATTGGTCAATATAATTTGTCTTTGTGGCCATGAAACCAACCGGTACTCCTTTTCCGAAGAAGTTAGCAACTACAACAAAATACTGTCTGAAATCAGTGGATAGGGAAAAAGTCGAATCAATTACTATTTCACGTACTTCTTCCTTTATCTGAAGTAAAACTTTTTCATATATAAAGGCAAGTGGTTTTGATTTATTCAAACTTGTTTTCGTTTCCGAATCATCGTTAACACATGATAAAATAGAAACCTCCCCTGTGTCTTCAAAACgttttaatattttaatAGCACTTGTAGTAGAATCTATATCTAAGTTCCATTGTGATTCCGACACCTCTTTCCAAATCTTTTTAACTATATTTTTGGCGTCAAAACTCTTGACAAACTCTGCATATATTGGGGTTCTTTTTAAGCTTTCAAAACATTCCCTTGCAGTAAAACACAAATTGGTGGATATGAACTGCTttaatgaagaaggaattTTGGTAACAGGTAGTATATCATGCTTCATTTTATGACAGAAGCTAAGTTTGactgtttttcttttaatattaaagtgaattgaaaaggttgAGGAGCAACTAAACTGTTTTAAGTTATCGGGATCATGTTgctttttaactttttcTCTTGGCTTCAAAACTTGGTAACCTTTATCTTGTTTACAATAAGATTTGAATATCAGGGTATTCACTCGATAACCAGACCATCCTCTCACAAAGATGTATCCAGTACACTCTCTAATAATTTCTAATAACTGCTCTCTAATACATTTGCACTCTTCAATTAGTTTATTGTCTTTTGTCTTTATTTCACGAAATAtgtttttttcattaacaGActgaaatatttcaacCTGTTTTTCTAAACTGTCagatattttttcattaagAAAGGGTTCAGTTTTGATGTCAGCATTGTATTTGCTAAATGGGTCAGTTTCTAAAGGATGAAGGTAGTTTTCCGATGTTTCCTTAAAAGTGTCACTAATATTTTGATCATCTTGGAAATCAAATTCATATATGTTAATATATTCTCCACAACCACCGTTTTTCAAAAGCCAATTCTtaaaatgttgaaaattgGGATCGTTATGAACTATGTTTGCTCTTTTAACctcttgtaattttttctgtctttcttctctcaatcttttcttcctctcttcaaattcaaaggaTCCTTTTGGATGGATTATCcattttgatatatctaCTTGTGTCATTTCTTTAGTTCTTTGGCGTTAATAAAATGTACTTTCTGTGTTTTTAGTAAAGCTTACTCACTTCTCTAAAATTGTTCTTGCAAGAGGCATTGTTTCAAAGACTGGATCAACACACTAAATGTTTTTGTAGGTTGGATAATTCTTAATAAATACTTGAATACTggtttatttatttatatgACTGAGAAGTATTGTTTATTATGATCTCTTCTCACATTTAATCTGCTTGACGCCAATTTTCTAGTAAAGTGACAACGAATCATTCATAAAAAAGACGCGAATCCTGGGTtctcaaaaaaataaaaaaaaaaaaaaagatattcgCGACTAAAGCTAAGGGCGTAAGAGTAAAAGGAAATACAGATCTAAGGACCACAAAATTCAAAACCTCAAAATTGAATTATGACAAACTAACTTAGAGACATGAGTTAACAATCGTATGGCATGAGGAAGTGAATTTAACTAGtccttttatttttaatcaaaaataaatcttttacatataaataaaatataataaataaaatataataaatatataatcaAGGCAGTATCTCTCCGAACATCACAAACACAAACCCTTCTAGGTCAAAGTTATTGATGATTGATGGATCTTGTGCACAGAGGGAATCGACTATCTCTGGAGAGTAATGTTCACGGATTGTTATGATCCACAATGGTACTAGCACATTGAGGTACTCTTTAACAAAATCGCCCTTGGTATTTGCCCATGCTCTTAATATACTAAGCTTCACCTGGagttgttttttatttaaagGGAATTCTGAAGCTCCAATTTTAAGGATAGGTTTATTTTCAGCAACTTCTAGTAAACCATCCACCAAATAACTTACTACTCTATTTGATAACGACACGGCACAAATATCAAAGGCACAACATATAACTTCTGGATAACTTGGTCTACTAAACAACGGATTAACAACTCCTGTAATCAACGCTGTATATTGCTCCAATAAATATGACGATTCATCTTCAGGATCTACAACTCTGTaattattttcaaattggTTCGAGacattattttcttttattgGCGGTTACgaatatttgaataaatattaatttttttaagcTCTTCTTGCCACAATGGTTTTATGACAGAATATTTTTTAGGCTTTCGTAACATGtttgaaaaatattttaaaaGGGCATTAGAATATAAATAAAGTAGGTGAATCAGGCTTATATTTATGTGgaagcattttttttaccttgGTTGCTCTCATTGAAAGTTTTCGAATacataaatataataaaaatcATATCAGGTTACTTTATTAACCTATATAAAGGtttttaaaatataaagGCTGGTCTACTTTTGAAACTTTTACTCACTCTCCTAACCACAGTAAACCAAAAGATGGCTACGAATGATCACTATACTAGGTTCtttattttgaaaaatctTATATGTTATGCTACTTAAAGAGTACATTATCTTGGTaaactatatataaagtCTTAGCGGCTAAAATCAAATTACCCTAGTGTCTTTTTCTATAAACCACATCTGGCCTTTTCCTAGAGCTTATATTCCTTTTACGCAAAAATAATATTCGACACTGATTGAGAGTaaatgtattttttttggttttattttttaaaatatattttgattattgTCCCAAACTcaagtattttttttattgaaaaatgtttATTATCAGAATTGAAAGTGGATAATTATGTTGATATTGGTAGAATTAAATCCTTAGAGTCCATCCTAACTTTGTTCTAATTCATAAAGAAGTGAAATAAAATTGGTGCTAGTTATAACATTTTTTACTGAAgttttcttcagcttcttctgtCTGATTTACATTTGGATATTCGACAAGTCGTCAATTCACACTGTaagagttggaaaagaaacaatattTACTTTAAAGCCTACCTTGAAACCTTTGAGATGGATCCACCTACCAAATGGGGAATTGTCGACCCTGATGTTACTCATCTCTATcttatatttttattattgacatatatatatatatatatatatatatatctgaCGTCCTAGACAATGATGTAGAACCTCCCATTTATTCCTTATGATTGATTTGAAACAAGGCTCACAATAATagaattttgtttttatataGAGTTGTGGATTGAAG
The Kluyveromyces marxianus DMKU3-1042 DNA, complete genome, chromosome 1 DNA segment above includes these coding regions:
- the HMLALPHA1 gene encoding transcriptional co-activator mating type protein alpha; this encodes MKSKAPTFKVTITKHNSTIKKSSKKKTTLSPKKIIQSSGYRKHEGVNLYMSKSYPTSIPDPPQSLISYLKKKLTNVDANEIVGTLISSNELDSRPKKNKPKRQINDFIAFRSYYSRILNGLVSQTELSSIISKHWTVDKQTRKMWEIIAQEYNCDRTNNNFFEWLRNNYVINKDWLFEIIKFDDYMVLKSQKPYIENIYKTGHKQVLDFSSEVKESEGNGNNQIDFFVDPIFLDYELSTENYDKFNLAFPDTQTLVNTI
- the HMLALPHA2 gene encoding homeodomain mating type protein alpha2, producing MSKIPVQSLLNPESPREHFYKTYEIEHKQSQLDRTIQNLLTEFKRVFQLILLSREVFIQPNCVEIDDFVKKIRQTLIYERRGGEFNTIISKNVFNSVLCLLIVLQEKQKISLLENNILSKVESFKERRSENTNTVEFRILSSEHLNPTLNKVGKKNRFPKKSIKLLENWYECNRNSPYLTSNHLDYLECNTGLNKTQIKNWVANRRRKDKNSRVSLDIKNIFRQQ
- the HMLALPHA3 gene encoding mating-type protein ALPHA3, with amino-acid sequence MTQVDISKWIIHPKGSFEFEERKKRLREERQKKLQEVKRANIVHNDPNFQHFKNWLLKNGGCGEYINIYEFDFQDDQNISDTFKETSENYLHPLETDPFSKYNADIKTEPFLNEKISDSLEKQVEIFQSVNEKNIFREIKTKDNKLIEECKCIREQLLEIIRECTGYIFVRGWSGYRVNTLIFKSYCKQDKGYQVLKPREKVKKQHDPDNLKQFSCSSTFSIHFNIKRKTVKLSFCHKMKHDILPVTKIPSSLKQFISTNLCFTARECFESLKRTPIYAEFVKSFDAKNIVKKIWKEVSESQWNLDIDSTTSAIKILKRFEDTGEVSILSCVNDDSETKTSLNKSKPLAFIYEKVLLQIKEEVREIVIDSTFSLSTDFRQYFVVVANFFGKGVPVGFMATKTNYIDQLTVSWFLKNILKRLPNVRCINSDWSLAEIKGIKSLGYYNQICLFHTLTAIRCRRTASKNSLIQTYSKQLFKDLFSFPWVDQKKFDLSIYDMKYLEKITESQARSIIKVVRLAICDHILFHSIGKKQIFNKSDSDNLKIYKVYEYHLRRIYELVVERFSLPCFFCYLFNQYYNFTSFCLMSRVGKPDFFSNLRTSMMCESYFNQLKSWNLSGSKNYRIDTFVYILLHKDLQKIKGNVKTTTKFEQKYDSTNLVHQHNKNLPTWRKQWVIEWKSLSRERQRKDSQMLEKECEHYGTQLKNWLCSCDSSILSPSSSCLHLNFLYSVLYPNYHGFELQRFGKRGNGLPLIKHKSLEENYQPDKGSMLSLSDEIQTNSSFEYLTSSIEEEQAEKMILETEFTLSSDIADTTEDSEAERDLEIFKFFLSDEETKSVILQSPQFKSIIYEMTYVIKRKKEEPNWRPKTNSPEKGFKHQAWIRSLKYHQLYIDVKTEGSMPLPI